A genomic segment from Polyangium mundeleinium encodes:
- a CDS encoding penicillin-binding transpeptidase domain-containing protein: MVSSIRALLAPAALASVLLVGSPDAEAASLGLHRIRVTSEAAYGAVGGQAKPVRLTLDPRLQREAERLLARSGAPEAAIVASDVRTGRILVWASRGNRDFVAEPYAPSASLFKIVTAAALLDGGHANEGTEACWSGGEHDITAADLDRRGGSACAPFGEALGKSINMVFARMAKRHLDPDDLRRMAGALGFSGDVPIDVPAHAGRVEIPADPFGMARAAAGFWNGKLSPLGALFAMQTIANGGERVRLVLKDPGVPVARVVERRALDPRVARTLNRMLQVTTKRGTCVKAFRHADGTRALPGVAVAAKTGTLIGKKPARMFSWFASFAPADKPEIAVAVMLANDITWRTKANIVGRELLEAYFAGSRDERRAR; this comes from the coding sequence GTGGTGTCTTCGATCCGCGCCCTCCTCGCCCCGGCCGCGCTCGCGTCCGTCCTCCTCGTCGGCTCGCCCGACGCAGAGGCCGCGTCGCTCGGCCTCCACCGCATCCGTGTCACGTCCGAGGCCGCCTACGGCGCCGTGGGCGGCCAGGCCAAACCCGTGCGCCTGACGCTCGATCCTCGCCTGCAACGCGAGGCCGAGCGGCTGCTCGCGCGCTCGGGCGCCCCCGAGGCCGCGATCGTCGCCTCGGACGTGCGCACCGGGCGGATCCTCGTCTGGGCGAGCCGCGGCAACCGCGACTTCGTGGCCGAGCCCTACGCACCGAGCGCGAGCCTGTTCAAGATCGTCACGGCCGCGGCGCTGCTCGACGGCGGTCACGCGAACGAAGGCACGGAGGCGTGCTGGTCGGGCGGCGAGCACGACATCACGGCGGCCGATCTCGACCGGCGCGGCGGCAGCGCGTGCGCGCCGTTCGGCGAGGCCCTCGGCAAGAGCATCAACATGGTGTTCGCGCGGATGGCGAAGCGGCACCTCGACCCGGACGATCTGCGGCGCATGGCAGGCGCGCTCGGTTTCTCCGGCGACGTGCCGATCGACGTCCCCGCCCACGCCGGGCGCGTCGAGATCCCGGCCGATCCCTTCGGCATGGCCCGCGCCGCCGCGGGGTTCTGGAACGGAAAGCTCTCGCCGCTCGGCGCGCTCTTCGCGATGCAGACCATCGCCAACGGCGGCGAGCGCGTGCGGCTCGTGCTCAAGGATCCCGGCGTGCCCGTCGCCCGCGTGGTCGAGCGCCGCGCCCTCGATCCGCGCGTCGCGCGCACGCTGAACCGCATGCTCCAGGTCACCACGAAGCGTGGCACGTGCGTCAAAGCGTTCCGCCACGCGGACGGGACGCGCGCGCTCCCCGGCGTGGCCGTGGCCGCGAAGACCGGCACGCTCATCGGCAAGAAGCCGGCGCGCATGTTCTCGTGGTTCGCCTCCTTTGCGCCCGCGGACAAGCCCGAGATCGCCGTGGCCGTCATGCTGGCGAACGACATCACATGGCGCACGAAGGCGAACATCGTCGGCCGCGAGCTGCTCGAAGCCTACTTCGCGGGCAGCCGCGACGAGCGACGCGCGCGCTGA